The DNA window TCTGTAAAAAAAGACTGTAAACCTCATAATTTGTCAGTATGATCATTTGAAACTGTTATAAGGAGGAAACTACTACAGAATCTCCAGGCCCTGCacctttatttttgtattatgttttacccttttttctccccaatttcgtagtatccaattggtagtgacagtcttgtctcatcgctacaactcctgtacggactcgggagaggcgaaggacgagagccgtgcgtcctccgaaacacagcccaaccaagccgcactgcttcttgacacaatgcccacttgacccggaagccagccgcaccaatgtgtcggaggaaacaccgtacacctggcgactgtgtcagcgtgccttacgcccggcccgccacaggagtcgctaacgTGCGATGGGACAatgatatccctgccggccaaaccctcccctaacccgagcgacgctgggccaatcgtgcaccgccctatgggtctcccggtcgcggccggttgcgacagagcctggactcgaactcAGATTCTCTTGTGGCACAGCTAGGACTGCGATGCAGTGGGGCGGCCGCCCTGCATCTTTTTAACCTTCCCCATCTTCGTTGTTACCTTGCAGCCTCGTACAGTTTGATGGTCATCAGTGTGTCCTCCATTGTCTTGTTGACCAGTGTATTGATGCTGGACACAAAAAAGTTGATGGCTCCAAGAAGAGCCTCCCCATTCCTACACAACAACTTCTGGGTCTCCGCGTTGTAGCCAAACTCATCCTGTGGACACAAACACTTGCGTTTACATCCTCAATAAATATCTCGTTTAGAGGAACAGTCAGTAAGGTAGCGTGGATTCCAAAGTGAAACTGACAGGCTGGATTTTCAGGCTACATTTCTGGAGGCCAATTTCACACAGTGTGCCATCTGCAGCTGATTTCTGGCTGGGCTGAGGTCTACGGGttaaggtcaggggtcaggagtTAGAGGTCTTTCTTACCCGTAGTTCAGGTGATTTCTGGCTGAGGTCCGCGAAGGTGTCTCCCAGGGCCTGCTGGGTCTGGACCAGGTTGTAGAAGTGGCTGGTCAGGGCGCTGGTCAGTCTCAGGACAGACTCGTACTTCCTCTTGGTGTCCCTGAGCACGTCTATCTGGGCCTCCAGCTCCAGGTCCACCGTCCGAGAACCACGGCCGAACCGCTCAGAGAACATCTGCTTGGTACACTGGTGtaaagatggagaggaagagatgtgATTAGGAtaaaggagagaacaggagatgaGAACATCTGCTTGGCACACTGGGATAAAGACGACATGGAGAGATGTGATCAGAATAGAACTGAATAGAAGAGTTACTTGCTTTCCAAGGAGGAAATTATTCCCAGTCTTGTATGAAGACAACTGATCATACCAGTGCTGTCGCAATCAC is part of the Oncorhynchus clarkii lewisi isolate Uvic-CL-2024 unplaced genomic scaffold, UVic_Ocla_1.0 unplaced_contig_7415_pilon_pilon, whole genome shotgun sequence genome and encodes:
- the LOC139401570 gene encoding arfaptin-2-like — translated: EKLDSVKKWGINTYKCTKQMFSERFGRGSRTVDLELEAQIDVLRDTKRKYESVLRLTSALTSHFYNLVQTQQALGDTFADLSQKSPELRDEFGYNAETQKLLCRNGEALLGAINFFVSSINTLVNKTMEDTLMTIKLYEAARLEFDAYRADLEELSLGPRDAATMVRIEVSQQQYQVQRDKYERLRSDVTIKLKFLEENKVKVMHKQLLLFHNAISAYFAGNQQQLEQTLRQFNVKLKPPGSDKPSWLEES